Proteins encoded by one window of Chaetodon trifascialis isolate fChaTrf1 chromosome 15, fChaTrf1.hap1, whole genome shotgun sequence:
- the kctd13 gene encoding BTB/POZ domain-containing adapter for CUL3-mediated RhoA degradation protein 1: MSAEASAGSDAADSAQSAVSQPAFHNTDELRNRGLLGSKYVKLNVGGSLHYTTVQTLSKEDSLLRSICNGGTEVTIDSEGWVVLDRCGRHFGLVLNFLRDGSVPLPEDHRELDEVLKEAQYYRVQGLVQHCLSAMQKQKDVFESVCRIPMITSAKEEQRMIATCRKPVVKLQNNRGNNKYSYTSNSDDNLLKNIELFDKLVLRFNGRVLFVKDVLGDEICCWSFYGEGRKIAEVCCTSIVYATEKKQTKVEFPEARIFEETLNILIYENGRGSGPGGLHLLDSRGSGSSLGQSEEEGAVGGDRRVRRIHVRRHIMHDERGHGQQTVYKD, translated from the exons ATGTCTGCTGAGGCCTCAGCTGGCAGTGATGCCGCTGACTCTGCCCAGTCTGCCGTTTCCCAGCCTGCCTTCCACAACACGGATGAGCTCAGAAATCGGGGCCTGCTCGGGAGCAAGTACGTCAAATTAAATGTGGGCGGCTCACTGCATTATACAACAGTTCAGACTTTAAGCAAGGAAGACAGTCTGTTGCGGAGCATATGCAATGGAGGGACAGAGGTCACCATAGACTCAGAAG GTTGGGTAGTTTTGGATAGGTGTGGCCGACACTTTGGACTTGTTTTGAACTTCCTCCGTGATGGTTCGGTACCGCTTCCAGAGGACCACAGAGAACTGGATGAGGTTCTGAAGGAGGCACAGTACTATCGGGTCCAAGGACTCGTCCAGCACTGCCTCAGCGCCATGCAG AAACAAAAGGATGtctttgagagtgtgtgtcgcATCCCCATGATAACCTCAGCCAAAGAAGAACAGAGGATGATTGCTACTTGTAGAAAG CCGGTAGTCAAATTGCagaacaacagaggaaacaacaaaTACTCGTACACCAG CAACTCTGACGATAACCTGCTGAAGAACATCGAACTGTTTGACAAACTTGTGCTACGATTTAATGGCCGCGTCCTGTTTGTCAAAGATGTGCTTGGGGATgaaatctgctgctggtctttCTATGGTGAAGGCCGCAAGATCGCTGAAGTATGCTGCACTTCCATCGTCTATGccacagagaagaagcagacCAAA GTTGAGTTTCCTGAGGCTCGAATCTTTGAAGAAACCCTCAATATCCTCATTTATGAGAACGGCAGAGGATCTGGTCCAGGGGGCTTGCACCTTTTAGATTCGAGAGGCTCAGGGTCATCGCTTGGACAGTCGGAGGAAGAGGGTGCCGTGGGAGGCGACCGGCGGGTACGACGGATCCACGTGAGGAGACATATAATGCATGATGAAAGAGGGCACGGTCAGCAAACCGTGTATAAGGACTAA